A genomic window from Osmerus eperlanus chromosome 5, fOsmEpe2.1, whole genome shotgun sequence includes:
- the golt1bb gene encoding golgi transport 1Bb — MISLTDSQKIGMGLTGFGVFFLFFGMILFFDKALLAIGNILFVAGLSFVIGWERTFRFFFQRHKVKATSFFLGGVLVVLIGWPIIGVVLEVYGFFLLFRGFFPVAVGFIRRVPILGSLLNLPGISGLVDKVGESNNMV; from the exons ATGATTTCGCTAACGGATTCACAAA AAATCGGGATGGGACTGACAGGCTTTGGGgtgtttttccttttctttggtATGATTCTGTTCTTCGACAAAGCGCTTCTTGCCATTGGAAAT aTACTGTTTGTTGCAGGCTTGTCCTTTGTCATCGGCTGGGAGCGCACATTCAGGTTCTTCTTCCAGAGACACAAAGTGAAGGCAACTAGTTTCTTCCTGGGGGGAGTGCTTGTGGTGCTGATTGGCTGGCCCATAATTGGAGTTGTCCTAGAGGTCTATGGTTTCTTTCTCTTATTCAG ggGCTTTTTCCCAGTGGCAGTGGGCTTCATCAGGAGGGTGCCTATCCTTGGGTCTCTGTTAAATCTCCCAGGGATCAGTGGA tTGGTGGACAAAGTTGGCGAGAGCAACAACATGGTATAA
- the slc35b4 gene encoding UDP-xylose and UDP-N-acetylglucosamine transporter — MNASFAIVLVFVGCCSNVVFLELLIREFPGCGNIVTFAQFACIALEGFIFEANFGRKKTAIPISNYVIMVTMFFTVSVINNYALNFNISMPLHMIFRSGSLIANMVLGIIILKKRYSTSKYMSIVLVSTGIFICTIMSAKQVNVGNEATNDDGFYAFLRWLLGIGMLTFALLMSARMGIFQETLYKQYGKQHSKEALFYNHCLPLPGFLLLSTDIYNHGLLFSQSIPVEVPVIGQAVPVMWIYLLMNVITQYICIRGVFILTTECASLTVTLVVTLRKFLSLIISILYFNNPFTVWHWVGTAVVFLGTLLYTDVWSSVRTVLRGPEKEKKME, encoded by the exons ATGAATGCCAGTTTTGCAATAGTTCTTGTCTTTGTTGGGTGCTGCAGTAACGTTGTATTTTTGGAACTGCTTATAAG AGAGTTTCCTGGATGCGGCAACATAgtgacatttgctcagtttgcaTGTATTGCTTTGGAGGGGTTTATCTTCGAGGCAAACTTTGGAAGAAAGAAAACAGCCATCCCTATAAG taACTATGTGATCATGGTGACCATGTTCTTCACTGTCAGTGTGATCAACAACTACGCCCTCAACTTCAATATTTCCATGCCACTGCACATGATCTTTAGATCT GGATCTTTAATAGCTAACATGGTCCTGGGTATAATTATTTTGAAGAAAAG GTATTCAACCAGTAAATATATGTCCATAGTCCTTGTGTCCACGGGTATCTTCATTTGCACCATAATGTCTGCCAAACAAGTG AACGTAGGGAATGAGGCCACAAACGATGATGGTTTTTATGCCTTCCTACGCTGGCTTCTTG GTATTGGCATGTTGACCTTTGCACTTCTCATGTCTGCAAGAATGGGCATATTCCAAGAGACATTGTACAAGCAGTATGGCAAACAGCACTCGAAGGAAGCTCTCTTCTATAAT CATTGCCTTCCTCTGCCTGGGTTCCTGCTCCTGTCTACAGACATCTACAACCACGGTTTACTCTTCAGTCAAAGCA TTCCTGTAGAGGTCCCTGTGATTGGACAAGCTGTACCAGTGATGTGGATATACCTTCTGATGAATGTCATAACACA ATATATTTGCATTCGTGGTGTGTTTATCTTGACAACGGAGTGTGCTTCACTCACAGTGACACTGGTGGTGACTTTGAGAAAGTTCCTCAGCCTCATCATCTCCATCCTGTACTTCAATAACCCCTTCACTGTCTGGCACTGGGTTGGCACTGCAGTTGTGTTCCTGGGCACTCTGCTGTACACAGATGTGTGGTCCAGTGTACGGACTGTCTTGCGTGgaccagagaaggagaagaagatggaGTGA